Proteins from a genomic interval of Halomonas alkaliantarctica:
- a CDS encoding multidrug effflux MFS transporter, producing the protein MDLNPRRVALLVAANTALAPFAIDAYLPAMGIIAESIGASIHRTELSISVFLFGFALGQLCFGPLSDRMGRKPVLLGGLVVFMLASLAITLVDSLPTLLLWRFIQALGGGACVVNSAAIVRDCFSGREAAKVMSTMAMIMMLAPLVAPAVGSLLLHVAGWWLIFVFLAIYAGFLLWLLGTRLPETRDMSLPAASPRQVVRNYASVLTHREGMGYICAVAASFAGLFAFVTASPFLYLDYFGLSPGTYPLVFGVNVVVIALSNRVNIHLLSKRTPQQNLRLGLLVQLVAALGLVAVTALDIASLVIVVPLIMLFTGMIGLITPNAISSLLDHFGHISATATALLGGIQFTCGALAGVMVGLFEVEHLWPMVLTMLGAALLGNIGVRKLTKAPAADG; encoded by the coding sequence ATGGATCTTAATCCTCGCCGGGTAGCACTGTTGGTGGCCGCCAATACTGCACTGGCGCCCTTTGCTATCGACGCTTATTTGCCTGCCATGGGTATCATTGCCGAGAGTATCGGCGCCAGTATTCATCGTACTGAACTCTCCATCAGCGTATTTTTGTTTGGCTTTGCGCTGGGCCAGCTCTGCTTTGGCCCGCTTTCGGATCGTATGGGCAGAAAGCCTGTGCTTCTAGGTGGGCTGGTGGTGTTTATGCTGGCGAGCCTTGCTATTACGCTGGTGGACAGTTTGCCCACGCTGCTGCTCTGGCGGTTTATCCAGGCACTGGGTGGAGGAGCTTGCGTGGTCAATTCGGCGGCGATTGTGCGCGACTGCTTTAGCGGGCGCGAGGCCGCTAAAGTGATGTCCACCATGGCAATGATTATGATGCTGGCGCCGCTGGTGGCGCCAGCTGTGGGCAGTTTGCTGCTGCATGTGGCTGGCTGGTGGCTGATTTTTGTGTTCTTAGCCATCTATGCAGGTTTTTTACTCTGGCTGTTAGGCACGCGTCTGCCTGAAACCCGCGACATGTCGTTGCCTGCCGCGTCACCACGGCAGGTAGTACGCAACTACGCCAGTGTGCTTACGCATCGTGAAGGCATGGGCTATATCTGTGCGGTAGCGGCTTCCTTTGCAGGTCTTTTTGCCTTCGTGACCGCTTCGCCGTTTCTCTATCTCGACTATTTTGGCCTCTCGCCCGGCACCTATCCGCTTGTGTTTGGGGTCAATGTGGTGGTGATTGCGCTCTCTAACCGGGTCAATATTCATCTGCTCAGCAAGCGTACTCCCCAGCAGAATTTGCGTTTAGGTTTGCTTGTACAGCTGGTGGCAGCGCTTGGGTTGGTAGCGGTAACCGCCCTGGACATTGCGTCGCTAGTGATCGTGGTGCCGTTAATTATGCTGTTTACCGGTATGATCGGGCTGATTACGCCCAACGCGATCTCGTCGTTATTGGATCATTTTGGCCATATCAGCGCCACGGCAACAGCGCTACTGGGTGGTATTCAGTTTACTTGCGGCGCCCTCGCGGGAGTGATGGTAGGACTATTCGAGGTTGAGCACTTATGGCCAATGGTGCTCACCATGCTGGGCGCTGCATTGCTAGGCAATATCGGTGTGCGCAAACTGACTAAAGCACCCGCTGCGGATGGATAG
- a CDS encoding STAS domain-containing protein → MLIEEGRIKAAFDSGVFVLKLCGDVRLTLCATLDTQAQRLAETPGLRAVLIDLREATNVDSTALGFLAKVAMAVKGRLEQPPTIIVDNPDVRQMLDVMGFARFFTLMEAPLQQATTLNNELEELPQEPADEEGLRDRILEAHRILMHMNEHNREQFQPLVDMLESQDATPRH, encoded by the coding sequence ATGCTGATTGAAGAAGGCCGCATTAAAGCGGCGTTCGATTCTGGTGTTTTTGTTCTAAAACTGTGTGGCGATGTGCGCTTGACGCTTTGCGCCACGCTGGATACCCAAGCCCAACGTCTCGCAGAGACGCCGGGGCTGCGTGCTGTATTGATTGACCTACGTGAAGCCACTAACGTGGACTCAACGGCGCTTGGCTTTCTGGCCAAGGTGGCGATGGCGGTGAAAGGGCGCCTGGAGCAACCGCCAACGATTATTGTCGATAATCCTGACGTGCGGCAGATGCTCGACGTGATGGGCTTTGCGCGCTTTTTTACGTTGATGGAAGCGCCGCTACAGCAGGCGACCACGCTCAATAATGAGCTTGAAGAGCTGCCCCAAGAGCCTGCTGATGAAGAAGGATTGCGCGATCGGATATTGGAAGCCCACCGCATTTTGATGCACATGAACGAGCATAACCGTGAGCAGTTTCAGCCACTGGTTGACATGCTTGAGTCACAAGACGCCACCCCGCGCCACTAA
- a CDS encoding PP2C family protein-serine/threonine phosphatase, with product MDHSKQLIAVIDEPGRERDALAEAITCDGMWVFAAEDIERLPANTAFIVAHARAVPRQQWSQLTRRLPTLVVSDSRQDADLIKAIDVGLVDYIVHPLRHAELLRRMIRKAIELNELALERERDHARLAELNESLETHLALLRMDQQSGGHIQRRLLPQRPKVINGVFYDYVFAPSLYLSGDFLDYQRYNERYSAFYFADVSGHGASSAFVTVLLKYLCNRWLSEWDGQHPENLPPDWLKAMNRELQGTDIGKHATLFVGVIDHEAHTLHYSLGAQLPMPLLAAEGELRRLDGEGMPVGLFPDVEYPSLSCALPNKFRLWLCSDGVLECLPGKTLDTRLKELEQLVSESVTLEQLRNRLAETNTLLAEGDAEFDANQERDALPDDITIMMVSGFGHAD from the coding sequence ATGGATCATTCTAAGCAGTTGATCGCGGTAATCGACGAACCCGGTCGTGAACGCGATGCGCTGGCTGAAGCGATTACCTGCGACGGTATGTGGGTGTTTGCCGCTGAAGATATTGAGCGTTTACCCGCTAACACGGCGTTCATTGTTGCTCATGCCCGAGCGGTTCCCAGACAGCAGTGGTCGCAGTTGACACGCCGCCTACCCACGCTGGTGGTCAGCGACTCGCGCCAGGACGCCGACTTGATCAAGGCCATTGATGTAGGGCTGGTGGATTATATTGTTCATCCACTGCGTCACGCTGAGTTGTTGCGTCGAATGATCCGCAAGGCCATTGAGCTTAACGAGTTGGCGTTGGAGCGCGAGCGTGACCATGCACGGCTGGCGGAGTTAAATGAGAGCCTGGAGACACACTTGGCGCTGCTGCGGATGGATCAGCAGAGCGGGGGGCACATCCAGCGGCGTTTATTACCGCAACGCCCCAAAGTGATTAACGGGGTCTTTTATGACTACGTTTTTGCCCCATCACTCTATTTATCCGGTGATTTCTTAGATTATCAACGCTATAACGAGCGTTACAGTGCCTTTTATTTCGCTGATGTATCGGGGCATGGCGCTTCGTCGGCGTTTGTCACGGTGCTGCTGAAATATTTATGTAACCGCTGGCTGAGTGAGTGGGATGGCCAGCACCCGGAAAACTTGCCGCCTGATTGGCTAAAGGCGATGAACCGTGAGCTGCAGGGCACCGATATTGGTAAACATGCCACCTTATTTGTCGGTGTTATTGACCATGAGGCTCATACTCTTCACTATTCGCTCGGCGCGCAGCTTCCCATGCCCTTGTTGGCGGCAGAGGGTGAGCTACGCCGTTTAGATGGCGAGGGAATGCCGGTAGGCCTTTTCCCCGATGTGGAGTATCCTTCGCTGAGTTGTGCATTGCCGAATAAATTTCGTCTATGGCTCTGCTCAGATGGAGTATTGGAATGCTTGCCGGGTAAAACGCTCGACACGCGGCTCAAGGAGCTTGAGCAATTAGTAAGCGAGAGTGTCACGCTTGAGCAGTTGCGCAACCGGCTAGCAGAAACAAACACACTCCTTGCAGAAGGAGATGCGGAGTTTGATGCCAACCAAGAGCGCGATGCTTTACCCGATGATATTACAATCATGATGGTGAGCGGATTTGGTCATGCTGATTGA
- a CDS encoding MlaA family lipoprotein: protein MWQWLNKEKPALSLRSKGLPLLLVTLLATGGCASTQMAETAAPEDPWEGFNRKVFAFNDVLDRYALKPVAKGYRAITPDPVETGVGNFFSNLGEVRTALNSVLQGKPANAGLATSRFLINSTVGVGGLFDPATRMEIAADEEDFGQTLAVWGWEDSRYLVLPFFGPSTLRDTTGMPADMATYPVTYVEDDTVRVSLTALNVIDIRAGLLDQEELIRGDRYRFIRDAYLQSRQFEVSDGELGDDPFASETFEFDDSDFEDSGFDNSDQNDSDFGGEEVTD from the coding sequence ATGTGGCAGTGGTTAAATAAAGAGAAGCCAGCACTTTCGCTGCGTAGCAAAGGGTTGCCACTACTGCTGGTGACGTTACTCGCAACCGGCGGCTGTGCCAGCACGCAAATGGCGGAAACGGCTGCTCCCGAAGACCCGTGGGAGGGCTTTAACCGCAAGGTGTTTGCGTTTAACGATGTGTTGGATCGCTATGCGCTCAAGCCGGTGGCAAAAGGCTATCGCGCTATTACCCCTGATCCAGTGGAAACGGGGGTGGGTAACTTTTTCTCCAACTTAGGTGAAGTGCGTACTGCGCTCAATAGCGTGCTGCAGGGCAAACCGGCCAACGCGGGTCTCGCCACATCCCGTTTTTTGATTAACTCTACGGTAGGTGTTGGCGGGCTGTTTGATCCTGCTACTCGGATGGAAATTGCCGCCGATGAAGAAGATTTCGGCCAGACGTTAGCGGTATGGGGATGGGAAGATTCGCGTTATCTGGTGTTGCCTTTCTTCGGCCCAAGCACGCTGCGGGACACCACTGGTATGCCCGCTGATATGGCAACGTACCCCGTTACCTATGTAGAAGACGATACCGTTCGAGTAAGTCTTACCGCACTCAATGTGATCGATATTCGAGCGGGCCTGCTTGACCAGGAAGAATTAATTCGCGGTGATCGCTACCGTTTTATTCGTGACGCTTACTTACAGAGTCGCCAATTTGAGGTGAGCGATGGAGAATTGGGTGATGATCCCTTTGCCAGCGAAACCTTCGAGTTTGATGACAGCGATTTTGAAGACAGTGGCTTCGACAACAGTGACCAGAATGACAGCGACTTTGGTGGCGAAGAAGTCACCGATTGA
- a CDS encoding beta-ketoacyl-ACP synthase III gives MTHVVITGTGLYTPEHAIDNAALVAAFNAWVDSDNEQHAAAIASGEREPLAHSSSEFIEKASGIKSRYVLDASGILDPQRMRPKLPQRGNDEPSIQCEMATAAAQQALATAKVDAADIELVIVACSNLERAYPAVAVEVQQALGTSGYGFDMNVACSSATFALETAANAIAAGSVKRALVVNPEICSAHLNFRDRDSHFIFGDACTAVVLENSAVAVADEQFEILGTRLATQFSNAIRNNAGFLNRVTDSDPLALDKLFVQEGRRVFREVCPMVAKLITDHLASLELTGGDLKRMWLHQANRHMNDLIARKVLGYDPSETQAPIILDRYANTSSAGSIIAFHLHREQLVEGDIGVICSFGAGYSAGSVVIRRL, from the coding sequence ATGACACATGTGGTGATAACCGGTACAGGACTCTATACACCGGAACACGCCATTGATAATGCGGCCCTGGTGGCGGCATTTAATGCTTGGGTAGATAGCGACAATGAACAGCACGCCGCAGCCATTGCAAGCGGCGAGCGCGAACCGTTGGCCCACTCGAGTAGCGAGTTTATCGAAAAAGCCTCGGGTATTAAGAGCCGCTACGTGCTTGATGCATCTGGCATCCTTGACCCACAGCGTATGCGGCCTAAACTGCCGCAGCGGGGCAATGACGAGCCCTCTATTCAGTGCGAGATGGCGACCGCTGCCGCACAGCAGGCGCTGGCAACTGCCAAGGTCGATGCTGCCGACATTGAACTGGTGATCGTGGCCTGCTCAAACCTGGAGCGTGCCTACCCCGCCGTGGCGGTCGAAGTACAGCAGGCCCTGGGAACAAGCGGCTACGGGTTTGATATGAATGTGGCCTGTAGCTCTGCGACATTTGCCCTGGAAACGGCTGCCAACGCCATAGCCGCTGGCAGTGTTAAGCGCGCTCTGGTGGTCAATCCGGAAATTTGCTCGGCGCATCTTAACTTCCGAGACCGTGACAGCCACTTCATTTTCGGCGATGCTTGTACCGCTGTGGTACTAGAAAATAGCGCCGTGGCGGTTGCTGATGAGCAATTTGAAATTCTCGGAACTCGCTTGGCCACCCAGTTTTCCAACGCGATCCGTAATAACGCAGGATTTCTTAACCGCGTAACGGACAGTGACCCGCTGGCTTTGGATAAGCTGTTTGTGCAGGAAGGGCGACGTGTGTTTAGGGAAGTTTGCCCGATGGTGGCTAAATTGATCACTGATCATTTGGCCTCTTTAGAGTTGACCGGTGGCGATCTTAAGCGCATGTGGCTACACCAGGCTAACCGGCATATGAACGATTTAATCGCCCGTAAAGTATTGGGCTATGACCCGAGTGAAACACAGGCGCCGATCATATTGGATCGTTACGCCAACACCAGTTCAGCGGGTTCTATCATCGCTTTTCACCTCCATCGCGAGCAGCTTGTGGAGGGCGATATTGGTGTGATTTGCTCCTTTGGAGCAGGTTATAGCGCGGGCAGCGTGGTCATCCGGCGTTTGTGA
- the hrpA gene encoding ATP-dependent RNA helicase HrpA, which translates to MEADSIVTTDTSPAPTDSQRLASLKQVAGDVMLRDAERLERRLAGLNRRLRDNKPISRGLDEVEREFSRSQQQLSQRESQKVALNYPPELPVVERREDILNAIRDHQVVVVAGETGSGKTTQLPKMCLELGRGRRGLIGHTQPRRLAARSVAGRLAEELEVSLGEQVGYQVRFTDQSSPTTLVKLMTDGILLAETQHDPLLMRYDTIIIDEAHERSLNIDFLLGYLKRLLPKRPDLKVIITSATIDVERFAKHFGTAKTPAPVVEVTGRTYPVEVHYRPLVRDEDDEEDRTLQEGILHAVEEIEAIEREKGWLHGPRDVLVFLPGEREIRETADTLRRAELKGTEILPLYARLSNEEQNRVFAPHRGRRIVLATNVAETSLTVPGIRYVIDPGLVRISRYSYRSKIQRLPVEAVSQASANQRKGRCGRIAEGVCIRLYSEEDFLSRPGFTDPEIQRTNLASVILSMLGLKLGDIEAFPFVDPPDSRFVKDGFRLLFELGAVDEKQRLSPLGRKLARLPIDPRLARMVLAGVEFGSLRDVLIVVSALAIQDPRDRPADKRQAADQAHQRWHDPDSDFVALLNLWHGIENAREALSGNQLRRWCREHYINYLRMREWHDTFRQLRQLLRDMDIDVPAPPPRNEDESEEQARQTRRKTSGKVHQALLSGLLSNLGTLVENREYLGARNRKFMIHPGSGLAKKSPKWIMAFEMVETSKLFARTVAKIDPQWIEPQAQHLVKRSYSEPHWEMKRAQVVAFEQVTLFGLPIVARRKVHYGPIAPQESRELFIRRALVEGEFQTKGAFFAHNRALIDEVEALEDRARRRDILVDEDTLYDFYDQRIPAEIVNGKGFEHWRKQAEQQEPELLHFDIDSLKARDADDVTQAQYPDHLVLAGVAYPVSYHFDPEAEDDGVTLTVPAAMVPQVPVHALEWLVPGLLREKCIALLKSLPKSIRRQVVPIPDWVDAALETLVPDQRPLTEALGEFIRRRTSTRVHPDDWRLDLLEPHLIMNIRVVDHAGEILGQGRDLRALEQRFEAAASAGAQALAEQVSHEPAVAGLPKTPLPASRVTTQAGIRVEAYPALVAEASEFKVALFDHPAKADAAHQEGIARLGIARLPEQVKAIKQLPGVEKCALLFAKVGSKQALIDDLLLAVFTQVVAQHPLPRSEGEFSQRLDATKNQLVDEAKALLIRVEVALKGHLAVSKVLKGKLNFALALVYSDVSAQMQRLVYPGFIRDAGAWLDEYPRYTEAALIRLEKAARERGRDQMMMQDVQALEARFDARRESERRGRVEDPELVAFGWWLQELRVSLFAQQLGTSMVVSVKRSEKRWQEITSV; encoded by the coding sequence ATGGAAGCCGACTCAATCGTGACCACCGACACATCCCCAGCCCCCACCGATAGCCAACGTCTTGCGTCGCTGAAACAGGTCGCGGGCGATGTGATGCTGCGCGATGCAGAGCGGCTGGAGCGGCGGCTGGCCGGTTTAAACCGTCGTCTGCGCGATAACAAGCCGATTAGCCGTGGTTTGGACGAAGTGGAGCGTGAGTTTAGCCGCTCCCAGCAGCAGCTTAGCCAGCGCGAAAGCCAAAAGGTCGCCCTCAACTATCCGCCAGAATTGCCGGTGGTCGAACGGCGGGAAGATATTCTCAACGCCATCCGTGACCATCAGGTGGTGGTAGTGGCTGGGGAGACCGGCTCAGGCAAAACCACCCAGTTGCCTAAAATGTGTTTAGAGCTGGGTAGGGGCCGCCGTGGCTTAATTGGCCACACTCAGCCGCGTCGCTTGGCTGCCCGCAGTGTCGCCGGTCGTCTGGCGGAAGAGCTGGAAGTCTCTTTGGGCGAGCAGGTGGGCTATCAGGTGCGCTTCACCGACCAGAGCAGCCCGACGACCTTGGTTAAGCTGATGACCGACGGGATCTTGCTGGCCGAAACCCAGCATGATCCGCTGCTGATGCGTTACGACACCATCATTATTGATGAAGCCCATGAGCGCAGCCTGAATATCGACTTTCTGCTTGGTTACCTCAAGCGTTTGCTCCCCAAACGGCCCGACCTAAAAGTCATCATTACCTCGGCGACTATCGACGTGGAGCGCTTTGCCAAGCACTTTGGCACCGCCAAAACGCCCGCTCCTGTGGTGGAAGTCACCGGGCGCACCTATCCCGTAGAAGTGCACTACCGGCCGCTGGTGCGCGACGAGGACGATGAGGAAGACCGCACGCTTCAAGAGGGCATTCTGCACGCGGTGGAAGAGATTGAAGCCATTGAGCGCGAAAAAGGCTGGCTGCACGGCCCACGGGATGTGCTGGTGTTTTTACCGGGTGAGCGCGAAATTCGTGAAACCGCCGATACTCTGCGCCGTGCCGAGCTGAAAGGCACCGAAATCCTGCCCCTTTACGCACGGCTCTCCAACGAAGAGCAGAACCGCGTGTTTGCGCCGCACCGCGGCCGGCGCATTGTACTCGCCACCAACGTCGCGGAAACGTCGTTGACGGTGCCTGGAATTCGCTATGTGATCGACCCAGGCCTCGTGCGTATCAGCCGCTATAGCTACCGTTCCAAGATCCAGCGACTGCCGGTAGAAGCGGTTAGCCAGGCCAGTGCCAACCAGCGTAAAGGGCGCTGTGGGCGGATTGCCGAAGGCGTGTGCATTCGCCTCTATAGCGAAGAGGATTTTCTCTCCCGACCCGGCTTTACCGACCCTGAAATCCAGCGCACCAACCTGGCCTCGGTGATTCTTTCGATGCTGGGGCTCAAGCTCGGCGATATTGAGGCCTTTCCGTTTGTTGATCCGCCGGATAGCCGCTTTGTTAAAGACGGCTTCCGACTGCTGTTCGAGCTGGGCGCGGTGGACGAAAAACAGCGCCTTTCTCCGCTCGGACGTAAGCTGGCGCGGCTGCCAATTGACCCACGCCTAGCGCGTATGGTGCTGGCGGGTGTCGAATTCGGCAGCCTGCGAGATGTACTGATCGTCGTCTCGGCGCTGGCCATCCAAGACCCCCGTGACCGACCAGCGGATAAGCGCCAAGCCGCTGACCAAGCTCACCAGCGCTGGCACGACCCGGATTCCGACTTTGTCGCCTTGCTGAACCTCTGGCACGGTATTGAGAATGCCCGCGAAGCGCTGTCGGGTAATCAGTTGCGCCGCTGGTGCCGTGAGCACTACATCAACTACCTGCGTATGCGCGAATGGCACGATACCTTCCGCCAACTGCGCCAACTGCTGCGCGATATGGATATCGACGTGCCCGCGCCGCCGCCCCGCAATGAAGACGAGAGCGAAGAGCAGGCGCGTCAAACACGGCGTAAAACGTCGGGCAAGGTGCATCAGGCGCTACTCTCGGGGCTGCTCTCCAACCTGGGGACGTTGGTCGAGAACCGCGAGTATCTCGGCGCCCGCAATCGCAAGTTTATGATTCATCCAGGCTCTGGGTTGGCCAAGAAGTCGCCCAAGTGGATCATGGCGTTCGAGATGGTGGAAACCTCCAAACTGTTTGCTCGCACCGTGGCCAAAATCGATCCGCAGTGGATCGAACCCCAGGCGCAGCATCTGGTGAAGCGCAGCTACAGTGAACCGCATTGGGAAATGAAACGCGCGCAGGTAGTGGCCTTTGAACAGGTCACGCTGTTTGGTCTGCCGATTGTGGCGCGGCGCAAGGTACATTACGGGCCAATCGCGCCTCAGGAGTCCCGGGAACTGTTTATTCGCCGTGCGCTGGTGGAAGGGGAGTTTCAAACCAAAGGGGCCTTCTTTGCTCATAACCGCGCGCTAATCGATGAAGTCGAAGCGCTGGAAGACCGCGCTCGGCGGCGAGATATTCTGGTCGATGAAGACACGCTCTATGACTTTTACGACCAGCGGATTCCGGCGGAGATCGTCAACGGCAAGGGCTTTGAGCACTGGCGCAAGCAGGCCGAGCAGCAGGAGCCGGAATTACTGCATTTCGATATTGATTCGCTCAAAGCGCGCGATGCTGATGACGTTACCCAGGCGCAGTATCCTGATCATTTAGTTCTGGCGGGCGTTGCGTATCCGGTCAGCTACCACTTTGACCCTGAAGCCGAGGATGACGGTGTTACCCTGACCGTTCCCGCCGCCATGGTGCCCCAGGTGCCGGTGCACGCTCTGGAGTGGCTGGTGCCTGGGCTGTTGCGTGAAAAGTGTATTGCGCTGCTCAAATCGCTGCCCAAAAGCATCCGCCGTCAGGTGGTACCGATTCCCGATTGGGTGGATGCAGCGCTGGAAACCCTGGTTCCCGATCAGCGTCCGTTAACCGAGGCGTTAGGGGAGTTTATTCGCCGCCGGACATCGACGCGGGTGCATCCTGACGATTGGCGCCTAGACTTGCTCGAACCGCACCTGATAATGAATATTCGCGTGGTCGATCACGCGGGCGAAATCTTAGGGCAGGGGCGCGATCTGCGCGCCTTGGAGCAGCGTTTTGAAGCGGCAGCCAGCGCAGGCGCCCAGGCCCTGGCTGAACAGGTTAGCCACGAACCCGCCGTTGCCGGGCTTCCCAAGACGCCGCTGCCTGCTTCACGGGTCACCACCCAGGCAGGCATTCGCGTAGAGGCGTATCCTGCATTGGTTGCCGAAGCCAGCGAGTTCAAAGTGGCGCTGTTTGATCACCCTGCAAAAGCTGACGCCGCCCACCAGGAGGGCATTGCCCGGTTGGGCATTGCCAGGCTTCCCGAGCAGGTTAAAGCGATTAAGCAACTGCCGGGTGTTGAGAAGTGCGCGCTGCTGTTCGCCAAAGTGGGCAGTAAACAAGCCTTGATCGACGATCTGCTGCTAGCGGTGTTTACCCAGGTAGTGGCTCAGCACCCCCTGCCACGCTCTGAAGGTGAGTTTAGCCAGCGCCTCGACGCTACTAAGAACCAACTCGTGGACGAAGCGAAAGCGCTTTTGATACGCGTAGAGGTTGCGCTAAAAGGCCACCTGGCGGTTAGTAAGGTGCTCAAAGGGAAGCTTAATTTTGCCCTGGCGCTGGTGTACAGCGATGTTAGTGCACAAATGCAGCGCCTGGTCTATCCAGGTTTTATCCGCGATGCAGGTGCCTGGCTGGATGAATACCCGCGCTACACAGAGGCGGCGCTCATTCGGCTTGAGAAAGCCGCCCGGGAACGCGGCCGCGATCAAATGATGATGCAAGACGTCCAAGCATTAGAGGCCCGTTTTGATGCGCGCCGGGAAAGTGAGCGACGCGGAAGGGTGGAAGACCCGGAATTGGTCGCTTTTGGCTGGTGGTTGCAAGAGCTTAGGGTATCGCTATTTGCGCAGCAGTTGGGGACTAGCATGGTGGTGTCGGTAAAACGATCGGAAAAACGCTGGCAAGAGATCACTAGTGTTTAG
- a CDS encoding AMP-binding protein translates to MSEHANAAVLRGPALEGLDQYDSVTDVFHTAVERFKDKPAFSCMGKTLTFADLDRLSADFAAWLQHETDLVPGDRIAIQLPNVLQFPVAVFGALRAGLVVVNTNPLYTEREMANQFKDSNAKAIVILANMADKLEKVLDKTDIKHVLVTQLADLHDAPKRWLINAVVKHVKKMVPAYSLPNAVGFRGALKKGASLSHTEVNRSPDELAALQYTGGTTGMPKGAMLTHRNLIANMLQAREAIGPHLTDGEELVIAPLPVYHIYTFTVNCLFLMETGNHSLLITNPRDLDGFVKELKGLPFTAFIGLNTLFNALCNRDDFKQLDFSKLKLTISGGMALTKAAAQRWEKTTGCPIAEGYGLTETSPIVSFNPTDAIQLGTIGKPVAGTAVKVVDVDGNDVAMGEPGELCVQGPQVMKGYWQREDETRDAIDENGWFHTGDIAVLQDDGYIRIVDRKKDMILVSGFNVYPNEVEDVVAAHPDVLESAAVGVPDENAGEAIKLFVVSKNDQLDEKTLRDWCKKELTGYKVPKIIEFRDELPKTNVGKVLRRQLRDEEPSKT, encoded by the coding sequence ATGAGCGAACACGCCAACGCCGCCGTTTTACGTGGCCCAGCGCTTGAAGGGTTGGATCAGTACGATTCAGTCACGGATGTTTTTCATACCGCAGTAGAACGTTTTAAGGACAAGCCTGCATTTTCCTGTATGGGGAAAACGCTGACCTTCGCCGACCTTGATCGCCTTTCCGCAGACTTTGCCGCTTGGCTGCAGCACGAAACCGACCTCGTTCCCGGTGATCGAATTGCCATTCAGTTGCCCAACGTACTGCAGTTCCCAGTAGCGGTATTCGGTGCACTGCGTGCAGGCTTGGTCGTGGTTAACACCAATCCGCTGTATACCGAACGGGAAATGGCCAACCAGTTCAAAGACTCCAACGCTAAAGCCATTGTGATTTTGGCCAATATGGCCGACAAGCTGGAGAAAGTGCTCGATAAAACAGATATCAAACACGTTTTAGTCACTCAGTTAGCCGATTTGCACGATGCTCCAAAGCGCTGGCTAATCAATGCAGTGGTCAAGCACGTTAAGAAAATGGTACCTGCCTATTCACTGCCTAATGCTGTGGGTTTTCGCGGTGCATTGAAAAAAGGTGCCTCGCTAAGCCATACCGAGGTGAATAGAAGTCCCGACGAGTTAGCCGCACTTCAATACACTGGAGGCACCACGGGTATGCCCAAAGGTGCCATGCTGACCCATCGCAATCTCATCGCCAATATGCTGCAAGCGCGGGAAGCGATTGGCCCTCATCTGACCGATGGTGAAGAGCTGGTTATCGCACCACTGCCGGTTTATCACATTTATACTTTTACGGTTAACTGCCTGTTTCTAATGGAAACCGGTAACCACTCTTTGCTGATCACTAACCCTCGCGACCTGGATGGTTTTGTCAAAGAGCTCAAGGGGCTGCCCTTTACCGCTTTTATCGGCCTCAATACGCTGTTCAATGCGCTGTGTAATCGCGACGACTTCAAGCAGCTCGATTTTTCCAAATTGAAGCTAACGATCTCCGGCGGCATGGCGCTGACCAAAGCAGCGGCGCAGCGTTGGGAAAAAACTACCGGTTGTCCAATCGCGGAAGGGTATGGTCTGACCGAGACTTCTCCCATTGTCAGCTTCAACCCCACCGACGCGATTCAACTGGGTACAATCGGTAAGCCAGTGGCAGGCACCGCGGTTAAAGTCGTCGACGTCGATGGTAATGACGTTGCGATGGGCGAGCCGGGAGAGCTTTGTGTCCAAGGGCCGCAGGTGATGAAAGGCTACTGGCAGCGCGAAGACGAAACCCGCGACGCCATCGATGAGAATGGCTGGTTCCACACCGGCGACATCGCTGTGCTACAAGATGATGGCTACATCCGCATCGTTGATCGCAAAAAAGACATGATCCTGGTTTCTGGCTTTAATGTTTACCCCAACGAAGTTGAAGATGTGGTGGCAGCCCACCCAGATGTACTTGAATCGGCTGCGGTCGGTGTGCCAGATGAAAATGCTGGTGAAGCCATCAAGCTGTTTGTGGTCAGTAAAAATGATCAGCTAGATGAAAAAACGCTACGTGACTGGTGCAAAAAAGAGCTCACTGGCTATAAGGTGCCCAAGATCATTGAGTTTCGCGATGAGTTGCCCAAAACCAACGTAGGCAAAGTGCTCCGCCGCCAGCTACGCGACGAAGAGCCCTCAAAAACGTAA